The stretch of DNA agacatgcacttccactacacaacacttaaatcgAGTAACTTCCAAGCCTTCAACCAACAATCCCCAAATCTCTAAATAAGGATTTCGTTTTACAAACCCTTAGTCTCTTTCCCTTAAGCCTCCACTTagggttcctactaactggttctatTAACATcggatcctcttaagtctccaaatcgCTATTCCCTAATTTTTAAATAGGGTTTAATTCTGATATCAACTATATCCGAGTCACTTAAGGCTTCCGAAcaaacttaagctctgataccaactgtaacgcctcGTTTTTCCGgacgcgttataaattgggacaattttgagataataaatttttttttctttcaaacactaagctaaatcaaatcattcctcgaattcgtcccagaattcccatctttttatctcgaaagagaatcattatacacatcaaatgcggaagcaatgattgaaacctgatatcttaacattaatcataaataaattcttacattttcaacattctcaaaacgttcagaatttaaagtaacagaacttaaatatatgggctatataacatacatttcattcttcatgcactctgctaagtgtcatttcatgcctcatttattctcgtatctgctacaatatCCATTTGGAACATttaaatattctaggggcaaagcctaagttagatgatgaatcatctaagtaagggtacataatgttatatcatgtgtgtatgcaatgtctttcatcgtaggtgttaactgcacccctcatgctacctaccgtTCTTACGGCCACTTCTTTCGAAGTCGAGGTGTCTAAGGGCTCCCTTGGTAAaatagcggtgccagttcgtactccctacgacctcaatgcgtgtgatcaatgatatcaacgtatatttatgcatttcatagtcatgtcatgtatgtagtctacgtgatgggtacatatcagaatatgtcaatatgatgaaaacatttcgAGGAatataaatcacttacaaactaaacattttccataaaactaagtCCAGTGGGGAAGTATCACTTactttctcaagcttatcgggctacctcgatatctgTGCCTTGCCTCGCGTAtcacctcaatttgcgtgccaacctcaaaattcgacaagtcacttcaacttaagtctcaaagtatcataatcatcataattatttaaataaatattaaaacctattttttcataatttttggcattttctttaattttctttttatttcttcctaattttcctcaataaatccaaactaaatatttctcaaatgttttctcaaatatttcactacgaaaattcataaaataatattattaaatttctaaaattttttaggaaattttacttaccttgacttagcctatcatgcttcctcgatatgcgtgtcatatcctcgaaacgtgTGCCCAAACTATTTTCTTGCCCAAACTATTTCATTCTCTTTATATAGGTTTGATACAAATGTTTTCTCTCTAGGGTTTTGCCTCTAATATGTAAATTTGTGGTTATGGGGCTCCTTTGATTAGAGAGTTGTTTATTTGTACAATGAGTATACGAGAGTAAGGTTTGTATATTGAGACTGTAATCATCTCTTTCTGATAGTGTAATGAGCTTTCTTtgtcggagctcaacgtggacgtagccttCATTAACTGGTGAATCACAGTAAAACTTGTTTGTGTTCGTTTATGCTTTTCTTTGATATTCTGTTCATAtacatattttgagtttattgaaTGCATTGTGCATGTTTTGGCTCTACTTCTGAATTTTGTTTTGAGTAGTGGTGGAGAGTTGACTCGACCCAacaagagaaggaaagagagaaaatagagaaaggcaATGGCATTTTTTGGgtaaatgttaaaaatagtAATGCTCTTCTATTGTATATAATTTTAGAAGATTATAGAAGTTATTAATACTAGTACTAGAGAATTCATTCATGCATCTTTTAAGTCAACAATTGTGGGACAAATATTTAGAAGCACTTGTATTGAATTGTATTGTAATACGCAACAAAGcagaaaattctaaattttctaagtGCAGCATATAGGTAGATAGTTATCCTATATATGCACGCAAGTGAAGAGTCTTCAGTCAAAAGAATCTTTGTATCGGCTTCTCTCATCAAATCAATAGCCCTTCTTTCTATTGTTCCTTCAAACTAGAGATGGTAAACGGgccgccaccaagtggcccgtGGGCCGGCccaaatcggcccgcttaaaaacgggccagcagattgctggccctagcccggccctacaCGGGCCCACGGGCCAAGCGGGCGcgcccaaattttttttttttttgtttgataccATTTTTGGCCCAGAGGCAGGCGAcgtgagcgagagagggcgaggggcgaGACTAAGAGCGAGGGGCGTGGGCGACTGAGGGGCGAGCGaggagcgagggcgagagcgaggggcgcgggcgagacagagggcgagcgagggcgagagcgaggggcgtgGGCgtgggcgagggcgagggtgagcgagggcgagagcgaggggcgcgggcgagggcgagggcgaaggcgagggcgagacagagggcgagcgaagGGCGAGAGTGAGGGGCGCGGGTGAGGGCGAGATGAGGGCGAGGGCaacagagagcgagggcgaggcagaggGTGAGGGTGAGAGGCGAGGCTGAAGGGGGGTTTGTGGCCGATTAGCGGGccaaacgggccgggccaaaccggcccggccttaaatgggccagcaaaatgctggccctagcccaaTCCCGGGTCgagcccattttgccatctctacttCAAAccattcaaaaccaaaatattaTAACCCATAAAAAcgaaatattatattatttcctTGGTTGAgtaaactaatttttttgtgttttttattaattttattttaataaaattgtttgcttAATTTCACGAGCCTCTTTATAGAAACTCCAAAGTCAATCTGATGAGAATTTGTGTGGCGTTTAACCAAACAAGCAAAAGCAATGTCGCCGTCTTCGTCTGAGCCAACCCCGccgtcttcttctccttcttcttccaagCAAACCACGAGGAGGAGGACCTTATGGCCCTCCATTTCTCTCCTCTCCGCTCTCGCGCCTCTACTCTCCGCCGCCGTCTTCTACCAACTCTTCTCCTTCGACCCAGCTCCTCTCCCCACCCACGAGCTCGCTCGCCGGCCCATCCTCGTCCCTAGCCAAAACCCCCGCATGCTTCGCGGGGCAGAGTTGATCGGGGCTGGGCAGTTGCCGGGACCGGAAGAGCTCGCTTACGACCCCAAATCTGGACTCTTGTATACTGGTTGTGCTGACGGCTGGATCAAGCGAGTCACCGTGATGGGTTCAGCGGCGGACGCGAGGGTGGAGAACTGGGTCAATACCGGCGGCCGACCTCTAGGACTCGTTCTTGGAGGCGACGACGAAGTCATCGTCGCCGATGCCGACAAGGTTCGTGCTATAATATTATTTCTTTAGATACgtgtttaaattttgtgttgGAATATTAttctttgatttgttttatgataatattatttataaaaacataattaattaattaattaattagtcaacATTTTCACAGATTCGACGGTACAATTATTTGATAACTTTTTTAATTAGCATTCATTTAGTTTTATTAGACGCGTGCTTTGTCTTGAGTGTTGTGTTTCAGGCTTTAACATTCTTTTATGATTATGTCTTGTACCTTTAATAACACTAATTGATTGAAGAAATTTTGTACTGAAAAAGTAGTCATATTTTTTTGCTCTTCAAAGCTACTTTCTAATATACCTTAAATAGCTttgaacaaaaatttaattttatcttcattttattcaatattcAACTATTCACATTACCCAATCATCTACCATCATACTTTTTTTTCACCGACCAAActctataatttatttcttattattttatgctcACAATTATAAAGCTATTTTCTCCTCACCATAACAGAGATGTCACTCATTTCTATTGTTTCACGTCCACCATTACTCAATTACTTTCTCTCAACCAGTCGGAGTTAGCCAAAAATTACTTCAATcaaatgttgatgatgatgtaGATAGAATTTGACAAGAAAGATAACaactacttaaaaaaaaatcacaaatcatTTGATGGACAAGTAAACGAGTTTTgagaattataataatatttgtatgtatgtattagtGTTTGTTGTAGAAAGACCGGAAGTTGAATTCGAGAAACTTCAAGATTcccgaaccctagggttcgcGAAAATCCATATTTCTCAAATCCCAAGATTCAGCGAAGTTGGGCTTCCCCGAATCCTAGGGTTTAGGAAATTCCAACTTCCCTGAAACAtggtattaaataaaatttatgaaaaaatatgtatttatttttaaaaaaaaattaaattattcaagtctAATACttaggtaaaaaaaattaagtataaaaaaatatgttaatataatgttaatataaaatatgttatattaaaaaaatattaatataatttcataaaatataaaatataaaaaaataaaatatgtgttCCCTGAAACCATGAGTTCGGGGAACTATGGATTTTCCGAACCCATGGTTCGGGAAATCCAtagttagataaaaaaaaattaagtaaaaaaattatatatttattttttttagaaattaaattattggaatccaatacttaaataaaaaattaagtataaaaaaaatatgttaatataaaatataaaatatgttaatataatgcataaaatatgttaataaaatgttaatataaaatatgttatattaaaaaaaatgttaatataattatataaaatataaaatataaaaaaataaaagataggTTACCGAACCCGTGAGTTGGGGAACTAATTCATTATTagattataaaaattaagtaaaagaatatgtatttattttttaaaaaaattaaattattcaagtgtaatacttaaataaaaaaattaagtataaaaaaacatgttaatTAGCActacttaattaaaaattgggtttgtcaaatatttgtataaaaaataaaatataaaaaaaattaaagatataaaGTTTGGGAACCATGAATTTTTTCACCTTGTGTTGAAACTTCCGAATTTAAAcctgtttcaaaataaaaaattcaaattcattacttgaaaattttgacaaaaCGAAGTAACTCTAACAATAAACAAACAACAGGCGACATAGTAGAGAAGGCAATAACGAGTAGAGAAGGTGATGTGTAGATTGTGGCTTAGTGCTTATATATGAGATATGTAAGAaaggataattttgaaatataagtggctataagtagtaataaaagtGATTGTTAagagtaattataattttttatttattcataactgtaaaaaacaaaaatttgggCGCGACATAGAATTTCTCTTTTGTAGTTACATAAAATGTCAACAAGGACTGTCCACTTTTAACCTTCTAGAAGATACCAAATGCCAAGCGTGGCAATCCGGTAGCCTAATTGTGTGAGTAGGCATATCGTGTTCCATCATTGTCCTGCGTCCGCTGATGGAAATTCATCTTCGGCCACATCGGGTAGCTTAGCTTAATTGTTGGCTATAAACCATTGGGGGTAGGAGCAAtaggagaaagaaggagaatGTCTCGTTGGGGGGGGGCGATTTCCGTGTTCCTACATTCGGCTGCCTCACTTTGTGATTTCTCTGATTATTTTTCAAGTGCTGTTCAGTGATTCTTGGTCCAGAGTCTCATTGTTCACGGATTAGCTTCAATGATTTGCTCCGGATTGGCTGTTCAACGGGTCAGCGCTCGGATCCATTGAAGCAGATctcaaaagttttcaaaatttcgaaaTTCCCGCCTCCcacttttttgaattttcagcgTGCATCTGGGTGAATACCCGTGAAGTTCGCCTTTGATTCTTCTCAGTGGTGGTCCCCGACCTCCATCCTTAGAGGCTCCTTGCTGTTCCAGCGCTCTTTGCTCTTGGGGGCCCCGGGCCATGTCAAACCACTGTGGGTCTTTGGACATCTAGGTGGCTGTTATTTTCTGCGGTCATCCTTCATGGCCAGTAAAGATGCTCCACCAACGGGTTTGACAGATCCAGTTGTCGAAACATGTATTAATGGCGATGCTTTATCAACAAGTGCTTCAGCTATGCCAGATAATGAGGGACCCGAATCATCCACTACCAAGTCATGCACCTTGGGGGATGAGGATACTGTCTCGGTCAACAAGGTGGAAAGGCCCAGCGAGAATAGTCCATCTGTTCCTTCTGCTCCCAAAGCTTCAGGCCCATGGGTGGGACTATTTAAGAACTCCAAGAAGCAACAAGTTCATGGTTTCGCTCTACCAAAATTTGAGAACAGTGGCGAGATGCTTGTTATTGATCCGATGGAGGTAGATAATGTTGAGAAAGCTCTGGGACATTGTTTGGTGGGCTACTTTGCTGGGAAATTCTCAGGGAAACAAGCCTTACTGAAACTATGCAGCTCGTGGAAAATCCCATACCAATATTTCCCCCATTCAAGTGGATGGCTGGTTTTCAAGTTTGGGGATGCTAAATCAAGGGACCTTGTGCTCAGGGGAGGGCCGTACTTTGCATTTGGGCGTCCCTTGTTCCTAAAGGTCATGCCcaaatgttttgattttgatgaatcTCTGGATGTCCATCTGCCTCTATGGGTCAGATTTTCGGGCCTTCCTATTCACTTCTGGAATCCAACATTGCTTGGTAGGATTGCATCAAGATTGGGTCTTCCTATTGCGAGCGACAGAAACACAACAACTAAAGAGAGGCTTTCATTTGCTCGGGCTCTTGTGGAGATTGATGTGTCTAAAGACCTGGTCCGTGAGGTCACATTTAAGATGCCGTGTGGTAAGCTTCGTCATCAGCGTGTTGTTTACGAGTACGAGCCACAATTCTGTCCTCTTTGTATGCTTTTTGGTCACACCCGTCAAAGCTGTAAGGCCAGTAAGCAAAAATCGGTTCCATCCGAGGGGCCTGTCCAGAGCCCTGAGCTGGTTCCTGTGATGGGTGATAAGATCCCAGATCCTATGCAGCAAAAGGATCCTCCATTAAAGGAGCAGGAACATATATGCGTCGAAGTCAGTGCTGATGCCTTAGTGCCGGATAAGGGTCAGCCTGATCCTACAAAGAAGAAAGCTGCCAAATCGAAGACccccaagaagaagaataagagcaATCCCTCcccaaaaggaaaggaaatctCTGATCCTTCCCAAGCGGGCAAGGTCTCAGTTCAAATGGCAGGGTCCCAACAGGAGGTGATTTCTGCCTCCACTTCTGCTGTTCCGCCTCAATCAGTCCCTCATGTGGAGCAGGCCATTGTCCTTCCTTCTTCCCAGTTGGTGCACATTGAGGACAGTGACACGGGGGGCCCATTCACCATGGTGACTTACAGGAAGAGAAGTAGTAGGCTAAGGCAGGTCCAAGAGGATCATCCCGCTGAGGCAACCATGGCAGAAGTGTAGAGTCCCTTGCCCGCATCAGTGGGTCCCTCTGCTAAGGCTAAGGCCCCCAGCCTGAAGAAAAGTGTCAAGAGGGGTCCGGCCCTCCGAAAGTCTTCATGATCTGTGCCAGTTGGAATATAAGAGGATTTAATATGCCTCTTAAGCATTCCGGGGTCAGGGACCTCATGAATCGTTATAACATTGCTGTTATGGGAATTTTAGAGTGTAAGCTGAATTCTGAGAAGCTTCAAAGGATCATGGCAACCAGGTTTCAAGGGTTGAGTGAGTTGAATAATTTTCACTCCCATCAAGCCGGTCGCATTCTTATTCTATGGGACTCGTCGAAGATGGCTCTTGAGCCTATTGATATCTCTCCGCAAGTTATCCATTGCAAAGCTATCTGTAAGGTTTCCCTTATTTCCTTCTCTATTAGCTTTGTATATGCCATGCATTCTATTGTCGACAGGAGGCCATTATGGAGCAATCTTAGGGACTTTGGGGCTCTTTGTTCCTCCCCTTGGTTGGTCTTGGGTGATTTTAACAACGCTTTAAGCATCGGGGACAGATGTAATGGCTCAGAGATTACCCCCTATGAAGTCAAGGACTTTGTAGAATGTTGTGTTTCTTCAGGGCTTTCTGACTTGCAGTCCCTTGGTTGTCGCTATACTTGGTCAAACAACTCGGTGTGGAGTAAGCTTGACAGAGCCATGGTGAATAATTGCTGGATTTCCGAGGGTCTCCAAGGCTGTGCAAATTTTCTCCTGTCAGGATTCTTATCTGACCATTCCCCTTGCCTGGTCACTCTTTTCCATCCTTCTAGACCTTCCAATAGGTCGTTCCGTTTCTTCAATATGTGGGCTAATCACGATGATTTTCAAGCCCTGGTTAGCCATCATTGGTCGCATCAGTTTTTTGGGTCCAAACAGTTCATTTTTTGTAAGAAGCTTCACAGCCTTAAGGAGCCTTTAAAGCAACTCAACTCTGCTCATTACACCCATATTTCAGCTAGAGCTGATAAGGCTTCTTGTGATCTTAAAGTTGCTCAGCTTGCCCTGCATGATGACTCTGCCAACCATGAGCTCCAAAATAAGGTGGCTGAGTTACGGAAATCAACCAGCTTCCTTAAAAATGCTGAGAGGCAATTCCTTGGTCAGCTTGCTAAATGCAAGTACATCATGAACAGCGACAAATGCACCAAATTCTTTCACGCCCTTGTCAAGCGGAATGCCAAGAGAAATTATATTGCATCGATCACCAGGGATGATGGCTCAATTTCCTCTTCTCAGCAGCAAGTGGCCAATGAGTTCCTTtcttattatcaaaatttgCTCGGTGTTTCCAGCAGCTGCCAGCCGGTTGATTTCAGTGTTTTTGATGCGGGTCCAAGAGTATCTTCTGATCAGGCTGATGCCCTTGCCAGGCCCATCTTTATGGTTGAAATTAAAGAGGCGCTTTTTGACATCGGTGATGGTAAATCTCCTGGGCCAGATGGcttttcttcttgcttcttcaagAAAGCTTGGCCCACGATTGGAGTGGATTTCTCCAAAGCAGTCTTGGAATTCTTCAATGCCACCTCCCTTCTTAAACAGATCAACCACACTACTATCGTGCTTATTCCGAAGTCTTCCCACTCTCTTTCAGTGGGAGATTTCAGGCCTATATCATGCTGCAATGTCACCTACAAGGTCATTTCCAAGATCTTAGCAGCGAGAATGGCCCCTGTTATGAACTCCATCATTGATCGTGCTCAGGCTGCTTTTATTGAGGGGAGGGGCTTGGTTGAGAACATTCATCTTGCCCAAGAGCTTCTCAGGAAATATAACAGGAAGCGGATCTCTCCGCGTTGCATGATCAAAGTTGATCTTCGCAAAGCATTTGATTCTGTCAATTGGGTCTTCAACAAGGCTACTCTATCCGGTTTGGGTTTTCCCCAGCAATTTATTGGGTGGATCATGCAGTGCGTCTCAACCACCTCTTTTTCCCTTATGATTAATGGCAGCTTGCACGGGTTTTTCCAAGGGAGAAAAGGGCTTCGCCAAGGAGATCCTCTGTCCCCCTTCATATTCGTTTGCTGCCTTGAGTATTTTTCCAGGTCCATCAAAGTGGCAACCAATAATTCAGAATTCAATTTCCATCCCAAGTGTGGTGATCAGAGGATCACGCATCTAGCTTTTGCGGATGACCTGCTTCTTATGGCAAGGGGTGACCCCatttctataaaaattctcATGGACTGCCTCAATGGATTTGGGGCTGTTTCAGGCCTCTCAGCAAATGCCCTTAAATCCAGCCTATACACTGCTGGCATAGCGGATCCCGATCTTGAAGATATTCGAAGCCTAACTGGTTTTCCCAATGGGTCTATGCcatttagatatcttggtaTCCCTCTTGCGGCTGAAAAGCTCAAAGTCTCACATTATGCCCCGTTTGTGGACAAAATGGCAACCTTCACCAGTGCATGGTCCTCCGCCTCTTTATCTTACGCTGGCAGGGCAGAATTAATTCGTGCTGTGCTTCAAGGTGTAGAGAGTTTTTGGCTCTCCATCCTGCCTATTCCTTCAGCGGTTATTGTTCGCATCATCCGTTTATGCCGTGAATTCCTTTGGAACTCCAAGCACCCTTTTGTGCCTTGTAAAGACATCTGTTTGCCTAAAAAAGAAGGTGGTCTCGGTTTCAAAGATATTAAAGTTTGGAACCTTGCCCTTCTTGCCAGATCTCTGTGGGACATCCATCAAAAGAAGGATTCTCTTTGGGTCAAATGGGTATCTCATGAATATCTCAAGGGACAGTCCGTGTGGGCATGGTCTGGCAGAAGTGATGACTCCCCTCTTCTTAAGAAGCTACGCTGGATAAGGGACAAAATTCTGCTAGAAGCTAGGTCTAATGATGCTGCCATAGCTCGCTTAGATAGCTGGGTCAACAATGGTCGCTTCTTCATCTCGGCTGCTTATAATTTCTTTCGCGACAAAGGCCCTTTGAGGGTCTGGGCATCTGATGTATGGCACCCGAGTGTGGTGCCTAAGCATGCTTTCACCCTTTGGCTGGCTGCCAAAGCAAAGCTTCTTACGAGGGACAGGCTGCTTTATCTTGATATTGACAGAAATTGTGCACTATGTGGGATTGATGTGGAGACCAACAGTCACCTATTCTTTCAAAGCCCTTTCAGCAAATCAGTTTGGGGCAGCATCCGTGAATGGCTGGGACTATCGAGGCTCATGAGCACTATTCCAAGTGCTTTAAAATGGTTAAAGAAAGAAGTTCGAGGATCATCGTGGCAAGCCAAGGTCAAGAGGATTGCTCTTGCCTACACTGTTTACTACCTTTGGAACACAAGGAATAGGGAGATTTTTGAAGACAATATGCCTTGTATTGATTCTGTCATCCGTAGGATCAAAACACAAGTATACAGGGTCACTTTTACTTTGTATCCTCATGTTTTGATTCAGTTTGAGGCCCTCTCTATGGGTCACTGATTGTTTTCCTGGGTATGCCCAGTGTACTTGTACAGTTCTTTTGATCTTTATACATTTACCtttgatcaaaaaaaaaaaaaataggagaaagaaggaaataGATATGAAAGGAGATTACAGGTGAGGCCCTGGGGGGGGTGTCTTACAAAAATTCCTTTCTTGTTATGAGACCGAAGTGCTTTGggtaatttatataaatataagtgtCTCATGGCAAATGGTCTAAATCACAAgtcttataaatataatttatccgTAAGGCACTACTAACAAATGGCTCTTTaagcaaaaaaacaaatatgaaatttgaaagatatttttaaaaacattaaatcTCATTGGAAATTACCTGAATTATATAACGTTCTTAATGCCATTCAACCTTAAAAAGATGGTAAGTATTGTTGCTCGGTTATAACAATAAATGTTTAGATGAAAAATCGTCGATAGATGACTCACGTGTGACTTGCTTGAGCAATGGATGACTCACTCGGGAGATGGATGATTCTCTTGGGGTGGAGCAACAACGATGGATGATTCTCTCAGGAGAAACGAtagcgatggatgactctccCAGGAGTAGCAACAATGATGGATAAGTCTCTCGGCTAGGTTGGGAGTGATAGATGACCTATTCAAAAAGAAGATTAGTTAGAGGCGCGGTGAGAATCCTCGCGtagaccctctgatgcttaagttaggCTCTCAAAAGTGTAGAGTAGTTGAATGTAAGAATGAGATATGAGTGTAAGAGATTTCATATCGAATGGGGGGAGGAGCCCTCTATTTATACCGATGGAAGAGACTACCAAGTGTCAGGTGATGCGATTTTCTCGACAAGTATGTCAAAAATAGTTTTGACCAAGTCTTGTGGGAGTAATGGCTCATGGATCACAAGCGTGGGCACAAAGGCACGTTTATGGCACTCACTCGGAAGTGCAGTGTGCGAGGCACCCCCGCGTAAGGGTCACACGGGGGTACGGGCATGGGCACGAGCACGGGCACGCGTAGTCGCTCAGGGTGCATGGGTCCACGTGAGGCCATGCAAGGCAGCAAAAAGCACCTTCAGGTGAGGTCACCCGAGGGTGCAAGCCCATGCGAGCAGGAATTAGGCTACGCGCGGACATTGGGTTTCGTGGTTGTGTGGGCTTGGGCAAGTACTAAGGCACACGGGTGCCTGTGGAGGTGCCGTAGCGACTGCGTGGTGGGTCGCGACCATGCACGCGGGGGTTTTCACCTGGTCATGTGGCACcacctcattttttttattcttttatttattttcgatAATTCACTTCATCCATTTATTTTTGTAGGTCACATCAATTGCTCCTTACTCTTTTGTCTGAGTACCTTAGACGGAAGAATATCTAGCCCCATTAATCTCGTTCTCACCTTTCTTTCACTTTTAGCTATTCTCCATGCACTCGACTCatgttatttgtaattttgatgttttcatatttcgacTTCCCATAAGCATCAATGGCAAAAAGATAAGGAGGCAGATGCTTCACATGATGTGTCGAAGGTTTTACTCTCATAACAAGGGTTTATGcattcaatttttcatcttCTAAGAGTATACACATGATTTCTTcatgttaataataatattcttataATAGGGACATTacgtttttataaaataaactaaatatattcaGTCACTTATTagagttaaaaagaaaattaaaaggacataattttgggaaaatttcTTTCAAGGTTCCGATGAGTTATTGTCttaggtagcatttgttaaattaagtaaaataagattgttttaaaataatgttaaaatattttttggatcaaaatatagaatggtCAACATAAAGATGAgaagtatttcaaaatttttatcaaactgtttattaaattttttgaaatatacaaAAGGACATgaatcattttttcttatcaataaaaatcaagataaatttatttgaagaaagagagagatgaatttatctaaacaaaatttaaaaaagttatgtgatttttttttaaacgtcgtcaaataaatttaataaatataataaaaaaaatatttttatctgaaatactttttatattacAGTTTTTCTTGTATTTACCAAACACTGCCTTATTCAAGAAGAGTGTATCCAAGGCTGCATGGTTTGTTCATAAACGCAGGGGCTGTTGAAGGTAAGAAGAGATGGCGCAGTGGAGCTGCTCACAGATGAGGCAGAGGGTGTGAAATTCAAGCTAACAGATGGAGTGGACATGGCCAAAAATGGAGTCATATATTTCACAGACGCATCCCACAAGTACAGCCTCACACACTTCATATGGG from Diospyros lotus cultivar Yz01 chromosome 6, ASM1463336v1, whole genome shotgun sequence encodes:
- the LOC127804765 gene encoding protein STRICTOSIDINE SYNTHASE-LIKE 5-like, yielding MSPSSSEPTPPSSSPSSSKQTTRRRTLWPSISLLSALAPLLSAAVFYQLFSFDPAPLPTHELARRPILVPSQNPRMLRGAELIGAGQLPGPEELAYDPKSGLLYTGCADGWIKRVTVMGSAADARVENWVNTGGRPLGLVLGGDDEVIVADADKGLLKVRRDGAVELLTDEAEGVKFKLTDGVDMAKNGVIYFTDASHKYSLTHFIWDILEGRPHGRLLSFDPSTRKTHLLLSDLYFPNGVAVSPDQLSVVFCETPMRRCRKYFIEGEGKGSVGNLVENLPGMPDNIHYDEETGYYWIAIAAEASFSWDMAQRYPFIRKCLAMMERYIGRPNMEKNSGILGVDKDGKPVAFYLDPKLAMLSSGIKVADHLYAGSVVLPYIIRLNLTEHPAKPII